The following is a genomic window from Elaeis guineensis isolate ETL-2024a chromosome 10, EG11, whole genome shotgun sequence.
GGTCGTTAGATGTTGAACTTACTGGAAGAGCTGATCGAATTGATCGATCGTGACTGGCACCGGTTGGACCGATTGAACTAATGGAGGGACAACCGATTGAATCGACGGAGAAATTTTCAGTGCCAGCAGTTGAATTTGATTGTCAGCTTGGCTGGTCGTCTGTCGGAAAGCGATGGCATTGAAAAGTCGGAAAGATGTCCATCTTGGAGCCATGAATACGAATGTaggcccttcctctatctattgCTGCTGAAATCAATCGAGATCGGATGACGGATATCTGATCCTCGTGCAGAGATACTGgtgctggagtgacctgcaaaacaaATCTCAAACTAGAGGTTGTGGCTTTGAcaaagacccttcgatgctcaagtcagaaaagcaGAGAACAAAAAAGCAGCAATGGATCCTCTGAGAGGGATTTTTTggacttatctggatcctcggggctctagttgtttatatagaaggatgtcgAACAACTGGATTATTAGCTGTGAGATCGTATGATCTTAAGATTGTCGGATCGTTGGACATGTCAAATTGGacgagataattcagcccttaatcGCTTCCGCGAGATTAAGAGAGACGGTTGCGTTAAATCTTATCTATTCGGGATAGACAACTGTCGCACATGTTAAAGAGATAAGTCAGCTGAACAGTTCATACACAGATTAGACTTTGGGGACGTCTCAGCTCAGCATGAAGACGCATTCCTCAGCTCATGCAGTGGTCAGCAGTCTTGTTGATGATCCGAGAGCTTAAAATATCTTATGATATAATACTGATCCGAGATGCTCGTGATAACCATCATAATaggaagaaaaataattaatttttatttattaatcgaACGGCTGTCTCAAGAACAATGGCTCAACACCGTTCCCTTCGTGCCAGTGCATCACCGACCTACCCTTCATACAACATACATAACAAATTCAATTCTTATTTTTCTATGCTGTACAAGAACTGACTATGACGCGGCATGTCACTTCCCAGTTCCGAAATTTGAAGGCGGTCGATGATGAAGAGCATGTACAAATTTCAAAGCACTAGTTTGCCAtggatgtgtgtgatcccgcatcACCAAATCCAACACTCGGGTTGTCGGGTGGTATACAAGGGAAGCAAAGAGAGACATGCAACCAGATAAACTTGTAGCGCGAGATGACTGCCCGATCTCTCACCAACTTTGCCAACACCTATGCAAATCAACGGGCCTCCAGCAGCCCTTGGCGTAAGCAGACGAAATACCATTACGGAAGCACATGCAAGCATGCCATCGATCTGCAAAACTGTTGATAGCTTCCAAATTGGGGCAGCGTTTGCCCTTCCCCACAGATGGACCGGTCTCCGGGGAACCACCATGGTTACTTGCTCGAGGCATATGGTGCTGCTCTTCCAATTGATCATAATATCTGTTTAGGCACGCTTCTCTGCAAGACATACGATCGCGATACAAAAGCATCACGTAAGTGGATGCTGGCATGCTGAAGCTTTGAAATGAAAATAGAAATGGCTGATTTCCATTCTATTTACTTAGAAAGAGTCTCACTTCTATTCCCATCCTAAAGAGAAATGAAAATAATCTAACCCTCCAAATCCATTCCCCACTTTCTTAATATTCAAAATCCATTTCGATCTGAATTTCAATCCTGATCATAAACCAAATACAGATATAACCATTCCAATTCCTACACCGTTCTAATTCCAATTTCGATACCATCTTTTATAACTGCACGTTTTGTATGCCTACCGGTAAACAACCCATCTAGAAACCTGCAAGAGCACATTCGCTCCAGAAGAAAAGATGCACAAAGCAACTGGAGACATAGTTCTGATCAAGACCGATGAAAATTTATCCATTTTCTTAGGCTATTTTGCCCAGTCTAGCAAGGTCACACCCAAACCAAAAGGACAACATGATTTTCCTCTTTAAACCAACACTTTTTCTTGCATACGAAATTCTCTAGTCTCCAAGATCAACACGGATTATTTATAACATTCACATTACAAAAGAACAAAACCATTCAACTTCTGTCAATTTTTTCTGATTGCCTTCAGAGCACTCATTTCACCAGGCATCATCAAGTTCTTAGACTTGGGCTCCTTGTCTACTCTCAGAATTTACAATCATTATGACATAAAATATCTCTTCAACTGGGATAGCAAAACTTTCCAGATGCTGCCAGTAAGTTTAATCACCCTGCcaatagagaagaaatcatcatcTCTATCTGCATGTAAATAGATAAACTACAAATACCACACAAACACAACAATTAATTTGAGACAAACCATTTGTTCTATGTGGATGAAGAAGTTGTTAATAAGGTTCTTAAGAGCCTATGGATCACAAGAACCTGTGGAGGTAGATGTCTGAGCAAATAAAGAACAACAATTTTATGTGGATTACATAACAAATGTTTCAGGACAGAATCCAACCCAGCAAATTATAAACTATGAATTGATAGGCTCCAGAAGAAAACTTCCTCAGGCAACTTTAGAATTACAAGACTGCAGGATGAATCCAATGGTGCGAGACAATTCGCAGAACCACATTAAACACACACACAATCTATTTCCCTGTTATGTTTCATTACTTAATTTCCTCTAGCATGCGGGATCATCTTTGGTCCTATAAGGGAAGACAATCCTTAAATATCACCATTTTAGCAGCCATGCCTCTTAAGGCCAATCAAGACCAATTACTACGAATTGGCATAGTTTTTCCATATAATAAATAGCGATGGACAAGCATTTAAGTCACCATATGTGCACACAttgattttgtaattttttttgtcaGGATATAGCCAAAGCTTCTTTAAACTAGGACAGAGAATGAGCACCAATGCACAATTCTATCAAACAGAAAATTTAGCCTGTCATATGTTACTAACCAGCTCCATTGAAATTAATACGCTCTCCGGTAGCAAAAATATCCCAGAAAATTGCACTGATGAAATATAAAAGTGATGTAAGCATCAAAAATCCACGAAAGGAACCCATCTGCTCAACAAAGAAACCTGCCCCAACAGTTCCTATAATGGCTGCCAAAGTTCCACCGGTATTCGACATTCCTATCACCCATATCACACAAATCAGTAATGAAGCACTAAGAGCTGTTAGTGTTATAGATCAGATTTGATACTTGGTACAAATATGTCATTAAGAATAAAAATAGTACCATGTAGGACACCAGCATACTGTGGGGCTATCTCCTGAGAACATAATAAAGGATCAGAAGGAATTAGCAAAGCAGCAAAGCTAGAAATTTTGGATATTCTTTTTTTAATTCAACTGGGAAGTCTTCGACAGTCGACCAACCTGGAGATTCACCAGAAAACCAGAGTGGCTAAAAGAATTCAACCCAACAGCTGCTGTAAGCCAAGCAGAAGCCACAAAAGGATTTCTTGCCATATTCAAGCCAAGAAGAGCAACCCCAGGACCAACAAAACCAATTGACTGCAGAGAAGCGAATAAAGCAGTTGTTATATTCAATCAAAAAATAAAGTAGTTGCTTTACGAATATGAAAAGCAGgcagtcaaaattttgaattgctAGAGGATCtcaagatttcttttttttttttaatataaaaaaatttctaagagaaaataaaaggaaaaaagttCACGCTTTCAACTTTGACACTCTATGAATGAAGCTGATAGATTAATTAAAACATTATTGTGAATGTAATAAGCAACTCCACTTTCAGTAGAAAAAGCATTAAAACCTTGGTTCGCAGATACAAACTGCTGGTGCATTTCATTGTTGTTCTATCACAAGTAACAGCATGAAGGATGCCATAGTTTACCTAAGCTTTGTTTCTATTTGTTAAAAATGCTTCaattcactcaaaaaaaaaaaaagtacctgCATGATTTTTCGAGTGGAAGTAACACTTGTACCATTTCGAATTAGCATGTCTGAACCAGCACCAGCAACATACCCCAAAACCGCCATCATGACCCATGGAAGCGCGCTAAACCATGCAGCCTCCCTGAGGTTCACATGATAAATCTGCTCCAAATATTTCACAGATTAATAAATTGGATGCTAAAACCAGACTGTTGATCTATCATCCATACCAGAATCGAGAATACATACAGTGTTGAAGTAAATTGGCATCCAAGAAAGAATAACAAAGTAACCCTGCAAATACAATCAAAGCATGGTTCTTAATCTCTGTTTACAGAAGCGAGAACAATAGGTTATTTATTGAAATACCTGACAATTAAGTTATCCATAAAACAAGGGTGTATCGAATTTACCCAGCTATGCATGGCGTTTGCAGAAATTAAAGCCCATGTTGGCATCTTTGAAAGTAATTTCCTGAAGGGAGGGATCATTCTGGATTTTTCAGGTTCCTTAATATCAGGCATCGGAAGTTTTTGACTCTTCATAATATACTTTAACTCATATCTTGATATCTGGGGATGTCTATCAGGCGTACTTGATGTTGCAAACAGCCATACCAATACCCAAAGAAATCCAAATAATCCAAATATTACAAAAGGTCCAAAGACTCCAGCTTGTGACATGATTATAGGGGCAATGAGTAGACCAATTGCATTGCCAAGCTGGAATCCAGCCATAGCAATTCCAACAGCTCCAGATCGTTCTGTTTGAGGAAACCATCTATAAGAGAAGTCCAGTTTAAACAACTTCAACA
Proteins encoded in this region:
- the LOC105050549 gene encoding probable anion transporter 3, chloroplastic isoform X2; translation: MSPIIGGALVDYYGGKIVMACGVTLWSMATFLTPWAAETSLRALLAMRVLLGVAEGVALPSMNNMILRWFPQTERSGAVGIAMAGFQLGNAIGLLIAPIIMSQAGVFGPFVIFGLFGFLWVLVWLFATSSTPDRHPQISRYELKYIMKSQKLPMPDIKEPEKSRMIPPFRKLLSKMPTWALISANAMHSWGYFVILSWMPIYFNTIYHVNLREAAWFSALPWVMMAVLGYVAGAGSDMLIRNGTSVTSTRKIMQSIGFVGPGVALLGLNMARNPFVASAWLTAAVGLNSFSHSGFLVNLQEIAPQYAGVLHGMSNTGGTLAAIIGTVGAGFFVEQMGSFRGFLMLTSLLYFISAIFWDIFATGERINFNGAG
- the LOC105050549 gene encoding probable anion transporter 3, chloroplastic isoform X1, which codes for MASLLLSHNRALLAPSPGPLSRSPNASRGTNIALSHHFPWRSSPSARAKTSLSPLHPWKFLRNQSHGEVPGPRRAASGSFIPESEPQKPSFLEFVTSERVKVVSMLGLALALCNADRVVMSVAIVPLSQAHGWSQSFAGIVQSSFLWGYLMSPIIGGALVDYYGGKIVMACGVTLWSMATFLTPWAAETSLRALLAMRVLLGVAEGVALPSMNNMILRWFPQTERSGAVGIAMAGFQLGNAIGLLIAPIIMSQAGVFGPFVIFGLFGFLWVLVWLFATSSTPDRHPQISRYELKYIMKSQKLPMPDIKEPEKSRMIPPFRKLLSKMPTWALISANAMHSWGYFVILSWMPIYFNTIYHVNLREAAWFSALPWVMMAVLGYVAGAGSDMLIRNGTSVTSTRKIMQSIGFVGPGVALLGLNMARNPFVASAWLTAAVGLNSFSHSGFLVNLQEIAPQYAGVLHGMSNTGGTLAAIIGTVGAGFFVEQMGSFRGFLMLTSLLYFISAIFWDIFATGERINFNGAG
- the LOC105050549 gene encoding probable anion transporter 3, chloroplastic isoform X3, which gives rise to MAGFQLGNAIGLLIAPIIMSQAGVFGPFVIFGLFGFLWVLVWLFATSSTPDRHPQISRYELKYIMKSQKLPMPDIKEPEKSRMIPPFRKLLSKMPTWALISANAMHSWGYFVILSWMPIYFNTIYHVNLREAAWFSALPWVMMAVLGYVAGAGSDMLIRNGTSVTSTRKIMQSIGFVGPGVALLGLNMARNPFVASAWLTAAVGLNSFSHSGFLVNLQEIAPQYAGVLHGMSNTGGTLAAIIGTVGAGFFVEQMGSFRGFLMLTSLLYFISAIFWDIFATGERINFNGAG